GCCGGACGTTCCGGAGGTACTGGGCGTTCTCGCGTATCTGCTGGCGTGTATCTTGGTTCATGAGAGTTGTTCGTACAACCGTTCGAAAGTGTCTGCGTCGGCGTCGGCGAGTTCGCTGGCGGCGTCGGCGACCGCGTCCGCGCCGTCGAAGGCGTCTTGTATGTCGGAATACACTCGCGGGTCACCGCCGGTGACCTGCTCGACGAGGTCGAACAGGCCGGCCGAAATCGGCGTCTGGAACCGGTCGGGTACGTCGGCGGCGGCTATCGCGAACGCGAGGACAGCCGCGTGGGCGCTCGCCTGCACTGTTTCCATGGCTTCGTCGTGTTCCGCCGCCGTCGTCTCGAAGCAGTTGTTCCCGGCCTCGGCAAGTGCGTCGATGACGGCGTCAGCGTCGGGTCCCGATGCGTCGGTAACGACAGCGACGTTGCCCGGCGCGTTTTCGGGGGCAAACAGCGGGTGAAGGCTGAGTCGCTGACCGTCGGGTATGGCGTCCCGCATCGCCCCAATGGGGCCAGCCATGCTCCCAGTCACGTCGACGATTGCACCCGTGGCCAGCGGCGCGAACTCGTCGATAGCCGTCTCGGCCACGGGCATCGGCACCGCGATACAGACGACATCGAAAGTCTCAGTCGCGTCGCTGGCGACAGCGCGCCCGTCGATTGCGTCGGCAGCGGCTTCAGCGGCCGACTGATCGAGGTCGGTGAAGGCGACGGACGCGTCGGCGTGGGCCTGAACCGTGCGCGCGAACCATTGGCCCATCGCGCCAGCGCCAACGACGAGGACGTTCATCGGCCCAGCGTAGCCCGTCCCGTCTCAAAAGCCGTTCGGTCACACTTCCGACGCCGGGCCACCGCAGGTGACGATGGACGGGTAGACAGCCGTCGAACAGCCCGCTGTGGTCCGGTTTCCCCCTCCTAAACGCTTATCTGTCGGCCCTGAGAGAACGGTGACATGAAGCGCGTTCGATTCCGTGATACCGCGGGGAACGTCCGGGGGGGTCGCTGGACCGTCGAGGACGGCGAACCCGTCGTCACCGCCGCCGCCGGACCGTACGGCCGTATCGCCTTTGGCGATGAGTCCTACGACCCCGACGAGGTAGATATCCTCCCGCCCTGCGAGCCGACGAAAGTCGTCTGTATCGGGCGCAACTACGCCGACCACGCCGAGGAGATGGACTCGGACCTCCCGGACCGGCCGATGCTGTTTCTCAAGGCTCCGAACGCTGTTGCGTCCCACGGCAAGCACCTCACGATGCCCTCAGGGAAAGAGCGCATCGACTACGAGGCCGAACTCGGCGTCGTCATCGGCGAGCAGTGCAAGAACGTCAGCGAATCGGGCGCGATGGACGTCGTCGCGGGCTACACCTGTGTTAACGATATCTCCAACCGCGACGACCAGCGACAGGAGCAAAACTGGGTCCGCGGGAAGGCCTTCGACAACGCCTGCCCGATTGGCCCGCTCGTGGCCACCCCGGAGCACGTTCCCGAGGACGCCAGCATCGAACTCCGACTCAACGGCGAGACGAAGCAGTCCTCCTCGCGCGAGCATCTCATCTTCTCCGTTCCGGAACTGATCGCGGAGATCACCTCGTACATAACCTTAGAGCCCGGTGACGTCATCGCCACGGGGACGCCCGAGGGCGTCGGACCGATGGAAGACGGCGACGAGGTCGAAATCGAAATCGAGGGCATCGGGACGCTCAAACACAGCGTCAAAATCCCCTGAACGGGCCGACACGGGGACTTCTGCGGGCTATTCCACGATAACGGCGCCGTTCATCCCGAGCCCTCGGTGTGGCTGGCAGGTGTACAGTTGCACCCCTGTCTCCTCGAAGGTGTGTTCGTACGTGTTATCCCCGTCAGCGACGAGTTCCGAGTCGAGCGGGCTTCCGTCGGTCGAAACGACGCTGTCCGAACCGCCCTTCCCGCCGTCGGTCGAGACGACATTGTGCGGGCCGGCGCCATCGACCCAGTCCCAGACGACGGTCGTTCCGGTCGAGACTTTCAGGGCGGGCGGGCCGAAGGCGTATGTCCCGCCGTTGCCCTCTGCGCCGACGAGGACGGTGACCTCGTCGCTGTCGGCCCGGTCGGTGACAGTCCCATCGAAGTTGCCCGTCGACGCGAGCCAGTTGTCAACGGCGGGGTAGCCCGAGGACTGTTGCTCCCGGACGATGACCGCGCCTTTCATGCCCTCATCGCGGTGGGGTTCGGAGACGTAGGGGTACTCGCCGACCTCGTCGAAGATGTAGTGGTAGCCGGTCCCCTGCTGGGCGTTGGTCCGGCCGCTATCGAAGGTCCCGTCGAGCGCGACGACGTTCTGCTGGCCGCCGTGACCGGTCCAGTCCCAGCGGACGTTCGTCATGGGTGATATTTCGATGACCGGCGGATCGAACGCCAGCCCGTCGTCGGTCTCCTCGCCGACCATGATTGTCGGCTGTTCGGCCGGGCCGTACTGGCGGGGCTCGCCGTCGTAGCCGTTGGCGTCCTCAAGCCAGTCATCAAGAGACTCGGGTGTCTGTTCAGGCGTCGCAGTTTCGGTCTCGGTGGTGGTCTCGGTCTCGGTGGTGGTCTCAGTTCCGGTTCCGGTAGCCGCCGCTGGTTCCGAACTACTCCCCGAGGACACACACCCGGCGGTAAGGGCGAGGGCCGTCAATCCTGTGCCTGCGAGAAACTGTCTGCGAGTGGAGGGCCGTTGCATAGCAAGCTAGTTGTTGCCATTCGATGATAGAAAAGGGAATGTCCTCTTTCCAGATTCTGGAAACAAACGGTCGCCCTTTATCTGAGGGTGTTTTATATTCACGACACTGGGTGGGAGCTGCTACCGAGGCCTCGCAGGACACCGGTGTCGCAGTATCCCACAGGATTCACATCGCTGCGCCGTCATATCGAAATCGAATCGGCCACAGAAACGCTTCCGACTGCCCCCTGAGAGAACTCCCCTCCGTGGCACACAACGACGCGAGCGAGACACAGGCGCTGCTTGACGCTCTCTCCGACCCTGACTGTCGCGACATACTCAGGGTACTCGACGAGCCGTTGCCAGCCAAAGAGGTCGCCGCGGCCTGTGACCTGCCACAGACCAGCACCTATCGGAAGCTCGAACAGTTGAGCGAGGCCGAACTGGTCGCCGAGGAGACGGAGGTGCGTGCTGACGGGCATCACGCGACGGCGTACGTCCGGGACTGTGGCGGGGTGTTCGTCGGGATCGACGCCGACGGGGCTTTTGAGGCCGATATTCTGCCGGCCGAGGAGCGGCCAAGTGACCGGCTCGCACTCCTGTGGTCACGCGTCAGTGAGGAACTATGAACGGAGACATCCCACTCATCGTTATCGGCTTCAAGACTGTGACAGTGTTGCTTGGCGGGCTTATCACCTACTTCGCTGCTCGTGCGGCGCTGAAAACGAGAGCGACCGGACTCACGTATCTCGCCGTCGGATTCGGAACCATTACTGTCGGATCGCTCATCGCCGGCGTCGCGGACCAGCTGTTCGGCCTGAGTACCAACGCTGCACTGATCTTCGAGAACGCACTCACCGCGGTCGGCTTCGCGGTCATCGCGTATTCGCTGTACGTTACTAGTCGCTCCGCGCTGGTAACACGATAAAAACCCGACTGCTACCTGTTGCGTTATTCGACGACGACTGCGCCTTTCATGCCTAAGGCGGCGTGTGGCACACAGTTGTAGAGGTAGGTGCCGGCTTCTTCGAACGTGTACTCGTAGGTGGTCCCTTCCGCTGTGACGGCCGAGCCCGAGTCGAGCGGGCCGTCGCCTTCGGATTTGACGTTGTGGCCGGCCCCGTTGCCGGTCCACTCCCAGACGACCGTCGTTCCGGTCGAGACTTTTACCGCGGCCGGGGCGAAGGCAAACGCGCCGCCGTTCCCTTCGGCTCCGACTGCAACGGAAACCTCGTCCTGATCCGTCATCACGACCGTGTTTCCGTCGAAATTAGACGACTCGCCGACGTAGTCCGAAACCTCGCTCGACGCTTCGACGGTTTCCATGTCACTGCTACCGCTGCCCTCGGTGGCCTCCATTTCCTCGGCTTCAGTGGTCGCCATTTCTTCTGCTTCGGTGGCTTCCGTTTCGCCACTACCGCCATCGCCGCCATCGCCGCCGGACCCGCCACAGCCAGCAAGGAGTCCAGCGCCTGATACGGCTGCCGTCGTGCGGATGAACGTCCGCCTGTCGAGGTCGTCTGTCATGCAGCTAGAGTTATGACTGGGAACTTATAAGGCAGTCGTTTCTGTCGTTTAGGCGGGAACAATAATTGAGGTTTGTACCGCCCAACGGCGTCACGGTACCAACACAGTTCGGATGGGAATTGATGCGGCTACGGGGTTATAATATAGCAATGGGAGTGTCCGTTCGCAGATGACTGTATGGATTCGCGGCGACCACCTCCTCCGACGGGCCGGCCCAGTCGCCCGGCGGCCTGAGGAAGCGGTGCTCCTGATAGAAGCGGAGTCGTTCGCCCGCAAACTGCCGTACCATCCACACAAGCTGATACTGCTGTTCAGCGCGATGCGGCATTTCCGGGACGAACTCCGGACCGACGGTCGGAGGGTCCGGTACCACCAGACAGACACTTTCGAAGACGGGCTGGCGGCACACTTCGAGGCCAACCCGGACGACACGCTCGTCACCCACCGGCCACAGACCGAGTCCGCACAGGCGCGGCTCGAATCGCTGGTGGCCGATGCTGGCGGAACGATAGAGTTCGTCGCCGACGAGCGCTTTCTCTGCTCACAATCGCAGTTCGACGGGTGGGTCGGAGAGGGGCGCTACCGCCACGAGGACTTCTACCGATTCATGCGCCGGGAAACGGGCTACCTGATGTCCGACGGAGACCCCGTCGGCGGCGAGTGGAACTATGACGATCAGAACCGGGAGACCCCACCGGACGGCTGGACGCCACCGGAGTCACCGCGCTTCGAGCCAGACACCGTAACCGAGGACGTAATCGAGTGGGTCGAGGAAACGTTCGAGGGTAGCTACGACGAGCGACCGTACGGCGGCGACTGGGCCGACCCCGAACCGTTCCACTGGCCCGTCTCCCGTCGACAGGCCGTCCGCGCCCTGGACCACTTCGTTACGAACCGACTAACAGAGTTCGGCCCCTTTCAGGACGCGATGCTGGATGGAGAGTGGGCGATGAGTCACAGCCTGCTTTCCACGTCGCTCAATCTGGGACTCCTCGGTCCCGATGAAGTCATCGAGCGCGCTATTGCCGCTTACGAGGACGGCGACGCGCCGCTGAACAGCGTCGAGGGGTTCGTCCGGCAGGTGCTTGGCTGGCGCGAGTTCCTCCGGCACGTCTACCGCCGGGAGATGCCGGATCTAGCCGAAGCGAACCAACTCGGCGCGAGCGAGCCCCTACCGGACTTCTACTGGGACGGTGACACCGACATGGCCTGTCTCTCCGACGTGGTCGATGGGGTCCGGGAACGAGGGTACTCACACCACATCGAGCGGCTGATGCTTCTCGCGAATTTCGGGCTCATCTACGGCGTCGAACCGGCCCAGCTCAATCGGTGGTTCCACGCCGGCTACGTCGACGCCTTCCACTGGGTGACGACACCGAACGTCGTCGAAATGGGCCTGTACGGCGCAGGCGTGTTCGCCACCAAGCCCTACGCCTCGTCGGCGAACTACGTCGACAAGATGAGCGACTACTGCTCGGGCTGTCCGTACTACAAGACGAAGACGACCGGCGACGGGGCCTGTCCGTTCAACGCGCTGTACTGGGACTTCCTAGATCGCAACGAGGACACGCTCCGGTCGAATCACCGCATGGGGCTGATGTACAGCCACGTCGACAACAAGAGCGACGAGGAACTGGCAGAGATACGCGAACGAGCCGAGGAGATACGAGAGCTAGCGGACACCGGTGAGCTGTGAGGCCGCCGGCTACTCCTCACCCTCTGTTGCATCGGCCGCTTGCCGCTGGTGCATCTCGTGGCGGGTGAACTGTGGCGTCGACAGCGCCGGCCCGCGGCGTCGGCGGAACGACCACGCGAGAATCCCGAGTACTGCCGCGCTCCCGCCCAGCGCGAGCCCGGCGGGCTGGAGTCCGTTCACGGTGTAGAGGTACGCACTCACCGGTACCCCGGCACTGGCGACGATGCCGAGCAGGAGCCGCTTGGCGAGCACTCGGCTCAGCCCGTCGGAGTCTTCGAGGACGGTCTTGACAAGGAGTTCTTCGCGTTCGACCCTGTCAAGTGCGTCCTCTAGCTTCGGTGCTGTCCGTACCACTGACCGGGTCGAACCCGTCACTGCGTCCTGTATCTCCGCTTTCACTCGTTCTCGAACGTCGTCGCCAGCCCCCTGCTCCATGACGTATTCCGAAATGATTTCGATGAAGTCGAACTCGGGGTCGAGCGTTCGACAGACACCCTCAAGTACCGTCGTCACGCGGACCACCAGCGCAAGGTCCTGTGGGAGGCGCATCGGGAACTCGTACAGTTGCGTCTCGAACTGGCCGACCAGTTGCTCGATGCGGTACTCGCTGATGTCTTCGCCGCGGAACTGCTCGATGACGATGTCGAAGGCCTCCCGCATCACGTCTCGGTCGGCCATCGGGTCCAGTGCGCCCATCTCGACGAAGGCGTCCATCACGCGGTCCACGTCGTCGGTCGCCAGTCCGACGTAGAACTCAAGCAGTTGGTCCTGCGTCCGGGGACCGAGGTAGCCGGTCATCCCGAAATCGTAGAAGACGAGCGTCCCGTCGGGCTGGACCGCCAGATTGCCGGGATGGGGGTCGGCGTGGAAGCAGCCGTCCTCGACAATCATCTGGATGTACACTTCTTCGAGTCGGCGAACGAGTGCCGGGCGGTCGATCCCGAGTTCGTCCAGCCGCTCCACGTCGTCGATTTTCACGCCGTCGAGATACGTCATCGTCAGTATACGGTCCGTCGAGTGGCTCGCAACGACATCCGGAATGGCGATGTCGTCGTCGTTTGCGAAGTTGTCGCCGATCTCCCGGAGCATCCGTGCCTCGTGCCCGTAGTCCATCTCCCGGCGGACCGTTGCCGCGAACTCCTCGGTGAGGTTCTCAAGCGTAAACGCCTGCCCCGGGTCCGCACCGTAGGTGAGTACCGGCAGCAACGTCGATAGCACGCGCAGGTCTGACTCGACACGCGTCCTGATGTTGGGTCGAAGCACTTTCACGGCGACCCGCTGGCCGTCGATTCGCGCCTCGTACACTTGACCCAGCGAGGCCCCGGAGATAGCTGTGGTGTCGAAGTCCTCGAACAGCGTGTCGATGTCGTCGCCCAACTCACGCTCGATAACGGGCTCGATGGTCGCCCACGCGTCCGGCGGGACGTTGTCCTGTAGCTCCGAGAGCACGTCGACGTACGCCCGCGGCAGGGCATCAGGCCGGGTCGACAGCATCTGGCCGAGTTTGATGAACGCCGGGCCGAGGTCGACGAACGTATTCTTCAGGTAGCGAGCGCGCCGTGTCCGCGTTTCGGGTGCCACCGACCGGGACCGACCGAACAGGAGGAACCGCTTCCGGTCCCGACCCCACTGCCAGAGCAGGGGGACGAACTGCCAGACGATGATGAGCGCTCGCCAGAGCGCTCGGAGCCGAACGCCGACACCGCCCGGCTGTGACACTGTCTCCCTCGGCGGCTCCTCGGCGACACGCTCCTCAGCAGTCACTGTTCGTATGTGAGGCCCGGCGACAAATGAGTCTGCTGGAGACGGTGCCCACTCAGCGCCGGAGGAAGCCGAGCAAGCGATACTCCGAGTCCGGGGTGTACTGGCGGAAGACGAGGCTGTTTGCGAGCACGGACACGGATGAGGCAGCCATTGCGACGGCAGCGAGCACCGGCTGGAGGAGTCCCAGCGAGGCCAGCGGAATCATCACGGTGTTGTAGCCAAGCGCCCAGAAGAGGTTCTGCTTGATCTTCCGGAGCGTCGCCTCGGAGATCCGGATAGCCTTCACCACGTCGGCGGGGTCGTCTCGGAGCAGGGTCACGTCACCGGCCTCGATTGCTACGTCGGTCCCCGAGCCGATGGCACAGCCGACGCTCGCAGCCGCCAGCGCGGGCGCGTCGTTGACGCCGTCGCCGACCATCATCGCTTGGTCGCCGTCGCTCTGGAGTTCGTCGACGGCGTCGGCCTTGTCTTCCGGCAGCACGTCGGCCATCACGTTGTCGGGGTCGATCCCGACTTCCTCGGCGACAGCGCGGGCGGTCCGCCCGTTGTCGCCAGTGATGAGCCAGACGCCGAGTCCGCGCTCGCGCAGGCCGCTGACGGCGGCCTTTGCCGACTCCTTGACCGTGTCCGCGTCGGCGACGATGCCGATGAGACGGTAGTCCGGGTCGCTGTCCTCGTCGGCCCCGTCAGCCAGCGCGACCAGCATCGCCGTCTTGCCCTCGCGTTCGAGGGCGTCCATCCGCTCCTCTGCCGGCGCGGTGTCGACGCCGGCATCGGACAGCAGTTTCCGGTTGCCGACGAGGACGCGACCGTGGCGCGTCGTCGCTTTCACGCCCTGTCCGGGGACGTTCTCGAATCCGTCGGGGTCTTCAACCTCGATACCGCGCTCGCGAGCGCCCGCGACGATGGCTTCGGCAAGCGGGTGTTCGCTGGCGTGTTCAGCGCTGGCGGCGACTTCGAGGACGAACTCCTCGGAAACCTCGCTCTCGGGTCGGAGCGTCCCGCCGTCGGTGGCGGGGCCGACCACTTCTACGTCGGTCAGCTCCATCTCGCCTTTCGTCAGCGTCCCCGTCTTGTCGAAGACGACGGTGTCGACCTCGTGAACGCGTTCGAGCACGTCGCCGCCCTTGAACAGGACGCCGTTGCGCGCGCCGATGGCCGTCCCGACCATCGTCGCGGCGGGCGTCGCAAGCCCCAGTGCGCAGGGACAGGCGATGAGCACGGCGGAGGCGAAGACGACGATAGCGAACTCGCTCACGCCGACGCCGGCCGGGCCGCCCGCAGCCAGTCCCCACAGTGGGAGCGCGTCGACAACCGTGGCCAGCGTCTCCGGCGCAACCGCCCACAGCATCGCCCAGAGGACGGCGTTGCCGATGACTGCCGGGACAAAGTACGCCGAGATACGGTCGGCGACGTTCTGGATGTCGGGCTGGCGGGACTGAGCCTGCCGGACCCGTTCGGCGATCTGCTGGATGGCCGTCTCCGAGCCGACCTTCGTCGCCTCGATTTCGAGGACGCCGTTCTGGTTCACTGTCGAGCCGATGACCTCGTCGGCCTCGCCTTTCTCGACCGGAACGGACTCGCCGGTCACCATCGATTCGTCGATGGCCGAATCGCCGTCAACGACGACGCCGTCCGTCGGAATCTTCTCGCCGGGTCGGACTTTCAGCCGGTCGCCGACCCCGACCTCATCGATGGGAATCTCTTCCTCGCTGCCGTCGTCGCGGACGACTGTCGCCGTATCGGCCTCCATTTCGAGCAGTTGCTGGATGGCGGCCCCGGCTTGGCTCTTGGAGCGGGCTTCGAGGTAGTTCCCGAGGGTGATGAACACGAGAATCAGTGCGGCTGTGTCGAAGTACAGCCCGGTGCTCGCGATGAGCCCGGCTAGCGCGGCCACAGAGTAGACGTACGCCGTGGAAGACCCCAGCGCGATGAGCACATCCATGTTGGCCCGGCCGTTGTTGACCAGCGCCTTGTAGGAGTTCTCGTAGAACGGCTTGCCCAGCAGAATCTGGACCGGCGTCGCCAGCGCGAAGGCAATCCAGCCCTGTGGCACTCCCAGAATCGTATCCCGGATAAGACCGAGTGAGAACAGGTGGTCGGCCATGAACAGCAGGAGTGGAGCCGACAACACTGCGCCAAACAGCGTCAGCCGGAGCTGTCGGCGCGTCTCCTCGTTGCGTGCGGCGGCACGGCGGTCGGCGTCGGACTGCTCGCTGTCAGCGTCGTCCGCGTCATCGTTTCGGACGGGCGTGTAGCCGGCCGAATCGATAGCGTCGTAGAGGTCCGAACGCGACACGTCGGCCGGATTGTACGTGACCTGTGCCTCGTCGGTGGCGTAGTTCACGCTGGCTTCGATGACGCCCGCGGTCCCTTCCAGCGCCTCTTCGTTTGTGTCCGCGCAGTTCGCACACGACATGTCGGTGATGCCGATAGTCACTGTCTCAGTCGCCACACCGTAGCCGGCGTCCTGAACGGCAGTGATAATCTCGGCCAGTGACACCACGTCGGGGTCGTACTCGACGCTTCCCTCGTCAGTGGCGTAGTTCGCGTCGACGGACGCGACCCCGTCAAGCTCGCCAACGGACTCTTCAATCGTGCCCGCGCAGTTGGCACAGCTCATCCCCGTTAGTTCGAGCCGGGTGGTTCGGTTGCTCATGTTGTCTTATCCTACGTCCTCCTTGTTCATGCGGTTTGTCCCTCCGATTCGAAGGTGAGATCTGGGATTGGACTCTTGATCTAAACTCATACTGCCGATAACTCAGTAATCCAAAGTGCCGGTCGCAGTTCAGGCCCCGTCTTTCAGCGACTCGTACTGGTCGACGAACCGCTCGGCACAGGAGCCACAGCAGAAGTAGTACCGCTCACCGTCGAGCGTGCGCTGTTCGCCTTCCTCGTCGACGCTATTGCCACACTCCGCACAGTCAGGTGCGAACTCCGCTTCCCCCAACCCAGCGGTCCACTCGCTGTCCGCGATCATTTGGACCTCGTAACGGTCCACATCCCCGAGGTCGACGTGTTCGGCGAGGAGTTCGCTGGCATCGGACTGGGCGATAGTCGCCGCCAGTACCACTTTCCCGCCGGCGGTCCGATAGACCCGCTCGACGGCGTCTGCGTTACTGACCGCCGTAGCGATACCAGCGGCCCGACCCGGTTTCGCGTCGATCTCGATCAGGACCGGCACGCCAGCCTGCAACAGTGAGCGGTCGACGTCGACGGTAAAGCCCTGTATCAGTCCCATTTCGACGAGTCTGTCGACGCGGTCGGAGACTGCGGGGGCCGAGAGGTCAACTCGCTCGGCGATGTCGCTGTAGGGCCGTCTAGCGTCTTCGAGTAAGAGTCGGAGGATTTCGTGGTCAGTGTCGTCAAGCCCGGGCATATCGGACCAACTTCCAGCGCCGGTTTATGCGTTGTGTCCGCTCGCGTCTGTGGTTCGTCAGAAGCACTTGGTCCGAGCAGCGCGCTTGATTAGAATAGTCTAATCTTTATCTTAGATGCTAACAACTATATACTTCTACGACAGCAACTCATATATGAGGAATTCCGAATCCTACGGCGAGCCGTCGCGAGGGCTCACCCGCAGGCAGGCACTCAGTGCCGGAGCGGGGGTCCTTGCGTCCGGCTTTGCCGGTTGTCTGACCGGCGGCGGAACGGAAGCAGCATCGAATAGTAGCCAAAATGCCAGCGGCGCGGACGGACCGGTCGCGGTCGCGTCCTTCTTCAGTTTCTACGACTTCGCCCGCAAGATTGCACGCGGGACACCGATAACGGTCAAGAACCTCATTCCGACCGGACTGCACGGCCACGGCTGGGAACCGGACGCCGGTATCACGCGCGATATCATCGACGCAGACGCGTTCATCCACGTCGGTCCGGACTTCCAGCCGTGGGCTGACCGGGCGATTCAGACGCTCGAAGACGACGACGTGGACACCGACCTCATCAACGTCCGTGAAGGCATCGAACTCGAAACGCTGGCGGCGAGCCTCGACCGCGACGAGGAAGGCGTCGGACAGAACAGAGCCAGAGACCCCCATTTCTGGCTCGACCCACGGCGCGCAAAACAGTCGGTCGACAACATCACCGAGGGACTGGTCGCGCTCGCACCGGACGCCGAAGACACGCTCCGGAACAACGCCGAGACGTACAAATCAGACGTCCTCGACCGTATCGACGCGGACTATGCTGATATCTTCGACCGGGCCGACCGGAGCGTGGTCCAGCTCGCGGCGCACAACGCCTTCCAGTACATCGGCTCGCGCTACGGCGTCAAGATGCGCCCGCTCGTGGTCAATCTCGCGGCCAGCGGTGACGTGAAGCCGTCGGACATCACCGAGGCGAAGGCGGTCATCGAGGACAACGACATCCGATACATCGGGGCCGGCGTGTTCGAGACGCGCAAGCCTGCGAAACAGCTACTCGCCGAGACACCGGTCGAGGCCTACTACCCGGTGACACCCTATGCCGGCGTCCGCGAGGAGTGGGTGGCAAACGGCTGGGGCTACGAGGAGATCGCCTATCAGATTAACATGCCGACGTTCGAGGTCGTCTTGGGCAACACGGCACCCGAGGACGCGGGTCCCGACGGCTGGAACGAGGCTTGGCGGAACTTCGAATGATGGCGTCACTGGGTTCGCTCTTACAGGGTGACACCGTCGAGGAAACGGCCGATTCGAACGGGAGCCACTCGCCGGTCGTCGAGCTCACCGACGTGTCGTTCGGGTACACGTCCACGCCGGTTGTCGAAGATATCAGCGTCAGCATCGACGCCGGCGAATACGTTGCTGTGGTCGGGCCGAACGGCTCCGGCAAATCGACGCTCATGCAGTTGCTGCTCGGACTGCTAGAACCGGACGCGGGCACTGCGGAGCTGTTCGGCGTCGACGCGGCGGCGTTCGACGATGGGGCCAGAGTCGGCTACGTCGCACAGCGCGCCGGGACGAGCCGGGAGATGCCGATAACGGTCCGCGAAGTAGTGAAGATGGGCCGGTTCCCACACGTCGGGTTCGGCTGGCTCTCCGCGGCTGACTGGCGCATCGTCGATAAGGCCATCGACACGGTCGGGATGACGGCCTTCGCCGACAGGCGCATCACCCAGCTCTCGGGCGGGCAGCGCCAGCGGGCGTTCATCGCACGGGCGCTGGCTGGCGAGGCCGACCTGCTCGTTCTGGACGAGCCGACCGTCGGCGTGGACACCGAATCGGTCGACGCCTTCTACGGACTGCTCGACTCGCTGCACGCCGACGGAATCACTGTCCTCCTCATCGAACACGACCTCCAAGCCGTCACTGAACACGCGGAGCGCGTTATCTGCCTGAACGGGGAGATATATTTCGACGGCCCGCCAGCGGCATTCACCGACAGCGCGGCGCTGGCTAGGGCGTTCGGGACGGGCGCGCAGTCACTGACCGGAGGCGGCGGATGACGGTGGCGTTCGCGGCCGGCGGCGTCTACGAGGCGTTCCTTCCGGTCCTCGAAGCGTGGTACTGGCTCCTGACCCAGCTCTACCGCCTCACTGGACTGGAGCTCATCAGCCCCGAGTACACCTTCATGTACCGGGCGATACTCGTCGGGCTGTGTGTCGGCGTCATCGCGCCGCTCATCGGGACCTTCCTCGTCCACCGCCAGCTCGCACTTATCGGCGACGCCCTCGCCCACACGGCCTTCGCCGGCGTCGCCGTCGGGCTGTTTCTCAACGGCGTCTTCGAACTGGGCGTCTCGCCGTATCTGACCGCCGTCGTCGTGGCCGTCATCGCGGCGCTGCTCATCGAACTCATCTCCGAGGCGACAGACGCCTACAACGACGTCTCGATGGCTATCGTCCTCTCGACGGGGTTCGCGCTGGGGACGGTCCTCATCAGCCTCAACGCCGGCGGACTGGCCGTCGGTATCAATCAGTACCTCTTCGGGAACCTCTCGACGGTGTCCGCCGAGAACGCGGTCATCATGCTCGGGCTGTTCAGCGTCATCGTCGGCACGGTTGCGCTCACCCGCAACCAACTGCTGTACGTCACGTTCGATGAGACTGCCGCCGCCGTCTCCGGGCTGCCAGTCGCGTGGTACAACCGGATCATGGTGATGCTGACGGCGCTCGTCGTCGTCGGCGCGATGCAGATAATGGGCGTCATCCTCGTCGCGGCCATGCTCGTCGTCCCGGTCGCCGGCGCGACGCAGGTGTCCCGGAGCTTCTCGGAGTCGCTGTTG
The Haloarcula sp. CBA1129 genome window above contains:
- a CDS encoding prephenate dehydrogenase/arogenate dehydrogenase family protein, with the protein product MNVLVVGAGAMGQWFARTVQAHADASVAFTDLDQSAAEAAADAIDGRAVASDATETFDVVCIAVPMPVAETAIDEFAPLATGAIVDVTGSMAGPIGAMRDAIPDGQRLSLHPLFAPENAPGNVAVVTDASGPDADAVIDALAEAGNNCFETTAAEHDEAMETVQASAHAAVLAFAIAAADVPDRFQTPISAGLFDLVEQVTGGDPRVYSDIQDAFDGADAVADAASELADADADTFERLYEQLS
- a CDS encoding fumarylacetoacetate hydrolase family protein — protein: MKRVRFRDTAGNVRGGRWTVEDGEPVVTAAAGPYGRIAFGDESYDPDEVDILPPCEPTKVVCIGRNYADHAEEMDSDLPDRPMLFLKAPNAVASHGKHLTMPSGKERIDYEAELGVVIGEQCKNVSESGAMDVVAGYTCVNDISNRDDQRQEQNWVRGKAFDNACPIGPLVATPEHVPEDASIELRLNGETKQSSSREHLIFSVPELIAEITSYITLEPGDVIATGTPEGVGPMEDGDEVEIEIEGIGTLKHSVKIP
- a CDS encoding halocyanin domain-containing protein, which encodes MSSGSSSEPAAATGTGTETTTETETTTETETATPEQTPESLDDWLEDANGYDGEPRQYGPAEQPTIMVGEETDDGLAFDPPVIEISPMTNVRWDWTGHGGQQNVVALDGTFDSGRTNAQQGTGYHYIFDEVGEYPYVSEPHRDEGMKGAVIVREQQSSGYPAVDNWLASTGNFDGTVTDRADSDEVTVLVGAEGNGGTYAFGPPALKVSTGTTVVWDWVDGAGPHNVVSTDGGKGGSDSVVSTDGSPLDSELVADGDNTYEHTFEETGVQLYTCQPHRGLGMNGAVIVE
- a CDS encoding helix-turn-helix domain-containing protein; translation: MAHNDASETQALLDALSDPDCRDILRVLDEPLPAKEVAAACDLPQTSTYRKLEQLSEAELVAEETEVRADGHHATAYVRDCGGVFVGIDADGAFEADILPAEERPSDRLALLWSRVSEEL
- a CDS encoding halocyanin domain-containing protein; translation: MTDDLDRRTFIRTTAAVSGAGLLAGCGGSGGDGGDGGSGETEATEAEEMATTEAEEMEATEGSGSSDMETVEASSEVSDYVGESSNFDGNTVVMTDQDEVSVAVGAEGNGGAFAFAPAAVKVSTGTTVVWEWTGNGAGHNVKSEGDGPLDSGSAVTAEGTTYEYTFEEAGTYLYNCVPHAALGMKGAVVVE
- a CDS encoding cryptochrome/photolyase family protein, producing MTVWIRGDHLLRRAGPVARRPEEAVLLIEAESFARKLPYHPHKLILLFSAMRHFRDELRTDGRRVRYHQTDTFEDGLAAHFEANPDDTLVTHRPQTESAQARLESLVADAGGTIEFVADERFLCSQSQFDGWVGEGRYRHEDFYRFMRRETGYLMSDGDPVGGEWNYDDQNRETPPDGWTPPESPRFEPDTVTEDVIEWVEETFEGSYDERPYGGDWADPEPFHWPVSRRQAVRALDHFVTNRLTEFGPFQDAMLDGEWAMSHSLLSTSLNLGLLGPDEVIERAIAAYEDGDAPLNSVEGFVRQVLGWREFLRHVYRREMPDLAEANQLGASEPLPDFYWDGDTDMACLSDVVDGVRERGYSHHIERLMLLANFGLIYGVEPAQLNRWFHAGYVDAFHWVTTPNVVEMGLYGAGVFATKPYASSANYVDKMSDYCSGCPYYKTKTTGDGACPFNALYWDFLDRNEDTLRSNHRMGLMYSHVDNKSDEELAEIRERAEEIRELADTGEL